Proteins from a single region of Desulfolutivibrio sulfoxidireducens:
- a CDS encoding molybdenum cofactor biosynthesis protein MoaE, with product MDISQTIAALKKEPGFHEKVGMVLTHNGVARATSRDGRPVSAIEVTADFPLIEAIRAEGERLPGVFRVLVEARSGTFVPGDDLLFIVVAGDIRDNVLSALTWTLNRIKSEALTKRETPAV from the coding sequence ATGGACATTTCACAAACCATCGCGGCGCTCAAAAAGGAACCCGGCTTCCATGAGAAGGTGGGCATGGTCCTTACGCATAACGGCGTGGCCCGGGCCACCTCCCGGGACGGACGCCCGGTTTCGGCCATCGAGGTCACTGCGGATTTCCCCCTGATCGAGGCCATCCGGGCCGAGGGCGAGCGGCTTCCGGGCGTTTTCAGGGTCCTCGTGGAGGCCCGCTCCGGAACCTTCGTTCCCGGCGACGACCTGCTTTTCATCGTGGTGGCCGGGGACATCCGGGACAACGTCCTGAGCGCCCTGACCTGGACCCTCAACCGGATCAAGTCCGAGGCCTTGACCAAGCGGGAGACCCCGGCCGTCTGA
- a CDS encoding glycosyltransferase family 2 protein — MVTVTAIIPTYNRAGMVGEAVDSVLSQTFGDFELFVVDDGSTDDTAGVLARFEDPRLAVVRTRNRGVAAARNLGVGMARGRFVAFLDSDDTWLPEKLARQTAYMERTGLAASQTQETWIRRGRRVNPRRAHLKRDGDFFQSALALCLVSPSSAMIRGEFFDRVGGFDEGLPACEDYDLWLRMLLRGPIGLVDEELTVRRGGRPDQLSARFVGLDLFRIRSLAKILGAEKMSPWHRDCMEKELVRKARIYAGGCIKRGRDEEALRVWELVRKSLRGPLEGRL, encoded by the coding sequence ATGGTCACGGTGACGGCGATCATACCCACGTACAACCGGGCCGGCATGGTCGGCGAGGCCGTGGACTCGGTGCTGTCCCAGACCTTTGGGGATTTCGAGCTGTTCGTGGTGGACGACGGCTCCACGGACGACACGGCCGGGGTCCTGGCCCGGTTCGAGGACCCCCGGCTTGCCGTGGTCCGCACGCGAAACCGGGGCGTGGCCGCGGCCAGGAACCTGGGCGTGGGCATGGCCCGGGGAAGGTTCGTGGCCTTTCTCGACTCCGACGACACCTGGCTTCCGGAAAAACTGGCCCGGCAGACGGCCTACATGGAGCGCACCGGGCTGGCGGCCAGCCAGACCCAGGAGACGTGGATTCGCCGGGGGCGGCGGGTCAACCCGCGCCGGGCGCACCTCAAAAGGGACGGGGATTTTTTCCAAAGCGCCCTGGCCCTGTGCCTGGTCAGTCCGTCGAGCGCCATGATCCGTGGGGAGTTTTTTGACCGGGTGGGCGGCTTCGACGAGGGACTTCCAGCCTGCGAGGACTACGACCTGTGGCTGCGCATGCTGCTTCGGGGTCCCATCGGGCTTGTGGACGAGGAACTGACCGTGCGCCGGGGCGGCCGGCCGGACCAGTTGTCGGCCCGGTTCGTGGGCCTGGACCTGTTTCGGATCCGCTCCCTGGCCAAGATCCTTGGCGCCGAAAAAATGAGCCCATGGCATCGGGATTGCATGGAAAAGGAACTGGTCCGCAAGGCGCGCATCTACGCCGGGGGCTGCATCAAGCGGGGCCGCGACGAGGAGGCGCTTCGGGTCTGGGAGCTGGTCCGAAAAAGCCTGCGCGGCCCCTTGGAGGGCAGGCTATGA
- a CDS encoding YcaO-like family protein — protein sequence MRKLQPTPKGYVVDSDKILSPAETVARAKAAFGRFGSDILAETRRIDTGRLGIPVYLSVCGETAREVMPTRKQMGKGACAEQAEASALMELAERFSFFHFWNSPGTFEPMTWSEANAAWPGQVMSIEEIVRSVNDAISPQTAAAIMDLVPWRFVKALNVTRDRWEYVPVDWFKKINEFNGSSAGNGLEESILQGACELVERHVCAIIDRAWPVTPTISLDTIDDEVLCELVDAFHREGIFLLLKDFSLGMPIPTVAALAYDPATFPADSEIVFTAGTATSPAKAAIRAITEIAQLAGDFESKSNYEASGLPKFKSPVEFARLLDGPEVTLEDLPGIERADILEELILLARGLAALGNSLYSVDITHPGLGLAANYTFVPGFLFRERSPRASVGLFVGRILAEESDPQWASQGLETLAEHYPNAPFLPFFQALLELRTGNDAAAARLFALAEPLQEDPEDRALAAFYQAHALTRSEKWPEAVPHLNRAIALCPQVKEYFNLRGVASFKAGDYASAAADFEAALALDSGSAMDLANLGLCHDRLGHAEQAVRYLETAVRLDPDLQFARRRLEELVA from the coding sequence ATGCGTAAGCTTCAACCCACCCCCAAGGGCTACGTCGTCGATTCCGACAAGATCCTCTCCCCGGCCGAGACCGTGGCCCGGGCCAAGGCCGCCTTCGGCCGCTTCGGCTCGGACATCCTGGCCGAGACCAGGCGCATCGACACCGGCCGGCTTGGCATCCCGGTGTATTTGAGCGTGTGCGGCGAGACGGCCCGGGAGGTCATGCCCACCCGCAAGCAGATGGGCAAGGGGGCCTGCGCGGAGCAGGCCGAGGCCTCGGCGCTCATGGAATTGGCCGAGCGCTTCAGCTTTTTCCACTTCTGGAATTCTCCCGGGACGTTCGAGCCGATGACCTGGTCCGAGGCCAATGCCGCGTGGCCCGGGCAGGTCATGTCCATTGAGGAGATCGTGCGCTCCGTGAACGACGCCATCTCCCCCCAGACCGCCGCCGCCATCATGGATCTGGTGCCCTGGCGGTTCGTCAAGGCCCTAAACGTGACCCGGGACCGCTGGGAATACGTCCCCGTGGACTGGTTCAAGAAGATAAACGAGTTCAACGGATCCTCCGCGGGTAACGGGCTGGAGGAATCCATCCTCCAGGGGGCCTGCGAGTTGGTGGAGCGTCACGTGTGCGCGATCATCGACCGCGCTTGGCCGGTCACCCCGACCATCAGCCTGGACACCATCGACGACGAGGTCTTGTGCGAACTGGTGGACGCCTTCCACCGCGAGGGCATTTTCCTGCTGCTCAAGGATTTCAGCCTGGGCATGCCCATCCCCACCGTGGCCGCCCTGGCCTACGATCCGGCCACCTTCCCGGCCGACTCGGAGATCGTGTTCACCGCCGGAACCGCCACCTCGCCGGCCAAGGCGGCCATCCGGGCCATCACCGAGATCGCCCAACTGGCCGGGGACTTCGAGAGCAAAAGCAACTACGAGGCCTCGGGGCTGCCGAAGTTCAAAAGCCCGGTCGAATTCGCCAGGCTTTTGGACGGCCCGGAGGTCACCCTGGAGGATTTGCCCGGCATCGAGCGCGCCGACATCCTGGAGGAGCTGATCCTTCTGGCCCGGGGCCTGGCGGCTCTGGGCAACAGCCTCTACAGCGTGGACATCACCCATCCCGGGCTGGGCCTGGCCGCCAATTATACCTTCGTGCCCGGCTTTCTCTTCCGGGAACGGTCCCCGCGGGCCAGCGTGGGACTGTTCGTGGGCCGCATCCTGGCCGAGGAGTCCGATCCCCAGTGGGCCTCCCAGGGCCTGGAAACCCTGGCCGAACACTATCCGAACGCGCCGTTTCTGCCTTTTTTTCAGGCCCTGTTGGAACTGCGCACCGGGAACGACGCGGCCGCGGCCCGGCTTTTCGCCCTGGCCGAGCCCCTGCAGGAGGACCCCGAGGACCGCGCCCTGGCCGCCTTCTATCAGGCCCACGCCCTGACCCGTTCGGAAAAGTGGCCCGAGGCCGTGCCGCATCTCAACCGGGCCATCGCGCTTTGCCCGCAGGTCAAGGAATATTTTAACCTGCGCGGCGTGGCCTCGTTCAAGGCCGGGGACTACGCCAGCGCGGCGGCCGATTTCGAGGCCGCCCTGGCCCTGGACAGCGGATCGGCCATGGACCTGGCCAACCTGGGGCTGTGCCACGACCGCCTGGGCCACGCGGAGCAGGCGGTGCGGTATCTGGAGACGGCCGTGCGCCTCGATCCGGATCTTCAATTCGCCAGGCGGCGTTTGGAGGAACTTGTGGCTTAG
- a CDS encoding UPF0280 family protein, translated as MHLDPRRTYRQTPRPRPGETAFQVVVEQTDLWIVAGRDLSAEIAAFAHGLRCGLKNHILLDPSFAASLTPVDAPDEAPELVRRMARAARTCGVGPMAAVAGAIAQAVADRFVSESPDILVENGGDIFLHSTVERIVGLLARPVEGVRLGLRIPADRFPLAVCTSSGRVGHSLSLGRADLVAVLARDGALSDAAATALANLLSSEKDLEPMLDHARRLARQGITGVFAQVGEAVGAWGDLELVVLEEGGGPDPGP; from the coding sequence ATGCATCTCGACCCACGCCGCACCTATCGCCAAACCCCGCGTCCCCGCCCCGGGGAGACCGCCTTCCAGGTGGTGGTGGAGCAGACCGACCTGTGGATCGTGGCCGGGCGCGACCTTTCGGCCGAAATCGCCGCCTTCGCGCACGGCCTGCGTTGCGGGCTGAAAAACCACATCCTTCTCGACCCGTCCTTTGCCGCCAGCCTGACCCCCGTGGACGCGCCGGACGAGGCCCCGGAGTTGGTCCGGCGCATGGCCCGGGCCGCCCGGACCTGCGGCGTGGGGCCCATGGCCGCCGTGGCCGGGGCCATCGCCCAGGCCGTGGCCGACCGCTTCGTCTCCGAAAGTCCGGACATCCTCGTGGAAAATGGCGGCGACATCTTCCTGCATTCCACAGTCGAGCGCATTGTCGGGCTGTTGGCCCGGCCCGTGGAGGGCGTGCGCCTGGGGCTGCGCATCCCGGCCGACCGCTTTCCCCTGGCCGTGTGCACCTCGTCGGGACGGGTGGGGCATTCCCTCAGTCTCGGGCGGGCGGACCTGGTGGCCGTGCTGGCCCGGGACGGAGCCCTGTCCGATGCCGCGGCCACGGCCCTGGCCAATCTCCTCTCCTCGGAAAAGGACCTGGAACCCATGCTGGATCATGCCCGGCGGCTGGCCCGCCAGGGGATCACCGGGGTTTTCGCCCAGGTTGGCGAGGCCGTGGGGGCCTGGGGCGACCTGGAACTGGTGGTCCTTGAGGAAGGCGGCGGCCCGGACCCGGGGCCGTAG
- the murA gene encoding UDP-N-acetylglucosamine 1-carboxyvinyltransferase: MDKLVIRGARPLHGHIRISGSKNAALPILLAAPLVDGVIEYDNVPRLRDIFTTLKLINILGLETTFEQNRVTVHPPASPGALNHEAPYDLVKTMRASVLCLGPLLARLGRARVALPGGCAIGARPVNLHLTALEKMGATFDLEAGYIEGRCDRLRGAHIIFDFPTVGGTENLLMAASLADGRTVLENAAREPEIADLAEFLNAMGARISGHGTSVITIDGVASLHGGRHTIMSDRIEAGTYMVAAAITGGELLLEGCPYRELDAVVFKLGEMGVVFEKTPDGVRVARNGDLVNVDVATQPYPGFPTDMQAQIMALMCLARGAGSIKETIFENRYMHVQELVRLGARIKVSGQNAFVHGVKRLVGAPVMASDLRASASLVLAGLAAEGTTEVQRVYHLDRGYETMEVKLSRVGADIVRARE; the protein is encoded by the coding sequence ATGGACAAGCTTGTCATCCGGGGCGCCCGCCCCCTTCACGGCCATATCCGCATCAGCGGATCAAAAAACGCCGCCCTGCCCATCCTCCTGGCCGCCCCCCTGGTGGACGGGGTCATCGAATACGACAACGTGCCCCGGCTGCGCGACATCTTCACCACCTTAAAGCTCATCAATATCCTGGGCCTTGAGACCACCTTCGAGCAAAACCGGGTCACGGTGCATCCCCCCGCGTCACCCGGCGCCCTCAACCACGAGGCCCCCTACGATCTGGTCAAGACCATGCGCGCCTCGGTGTTGTGCCTGGGCCCGCTTCTGGCCCGCCTGGGCCGGGCCCGGGTGGCCCTGCCCGGCGGCTGCGCCATCGGGGCCCGGCCGGTCAACCTGCATCTGACGGCCCTGGAAAAAATGGGCGCCACCTTCGACCTCGAGGCCGGGTACATCGAGGGCCGCTGCGATCGTCTGCGCGGCGCGCACATCATCTTCGACTTCCCCACCGTGGGCGGCACGGAAAACCTGCTTATGGCCGCATCCCTGGCCGATGGCCGGACCGTCCTGGAAAACGCGGCCCGGGAACCGGAGATCGCCGACCTGGCCGAGTTCCTCAACGCCATGGGGGCGAGGATCTCGGGCCACGGCACCAGCGTCATCACCATCGACGGCGTCGCCTCCCTGCACGGCGGCCGCCACACCATCATGTCCGACCGCATCGAGGCCGGCACCTACATGGTGGCCGCGGCCATCACCGGCGGCGAACTGCTGCTTGAGGGCTGCCCCTACCGGGAACTCGACGCCGTGGTCTTCAAGCTTGGGGAGATGGGCGTGGTCTTCGAAAAGACCCCGGACGGCGTCCGGGTCGCGCGCAACGGGGACCTGGTCAACGTGGATGTGGCCACCCAGCCCTACCCCGGCTTTCCCACGGACATGCAGGCCCAGATCATGGCCCTGATGTGCCTGGCCAGGGGGGCGGGGTCCATCAAGGAAACCATCTTCGAAAACCGCTACATGCATGTCCAGGAACTGGTCCGGCTGGGGGCCAGGATCAAGGTATCCGGCCAGAACGCCTTCGTGCACGGGGTGAAACGCCTGGTGGGCGCGCCGGTCATGGCCTCGGACCTGCGGGCCAGCGCCTCCCTGGTGCTGGCTGGCCTGGCCGCCGAGGGCACCACCGAGGTGCAGCGCGTCTACCACCTGGACCGGGGCTACGAAACCATGGAGGTCAAACTGTCCCGGGTCGGGGCGGACATCGTCCGGGCCCGGGAATGA
- a CDS encoding tetratricopeptide repeat protein, with protein MLSFSTVLDRAPKVPQSRMVHSGIAVWAVWSGQLDPAFGQMFQDYGGFLIAEENYQSIWCFFGDEALNALARMHIWGRVNKLSMSLVAMPASILIGPKLEMSVGATVDATRQKMLPAEEMRIWIHPNLKGAISGIPGLSTVPAPAPQGLLKAAWELLDPAPGLSYDSGLCWYFITKPLGDPLDKNTSEGWRAIYGKLQHLLERMGIKFVSHEGFILCPLESLRQFRAWCREVLAMIARLKEDEEEKKYWPSVMAAVPKKGHSFAKDLPRKIGLNWDRLAPDFPHMSYRSAFLLGPDFKINEARYASRGNSVEDWCNVVLAAESDTAQAGSLPIDYPAQLVTGDRPMCFYCGLTNHDPGQCPSKSLAGWDPGLWTTLSAMDITDMGERFKALESALSGDPRSVVASLLSSKDAKAILLKAVFEVNFSSQLRMIDAVWRSKGKELPAGLSQLAQREGEFLWQALDSLRAGQTENAEQFLSQALLRYSRGYQPRAVQGFLAMEAGDWAKAVYYWQEAGRLSYSALQRATFFLLQGRAMEMQGDFQKAIGLYKLAGKECPRWIDPEYRQGVCMVKMGFADQGMSLFTDLMRADPAIFNRILVDPELERGRIHVLASLWRPWNEASQQAATALEGLSALSGTIAVHFPPEDAYLKESSDRIQELAKLGGVKNYVAFKEVVAGVAALREDLKAKVEKEIISIQSRRLARFEELKSIQREAAWFPFPKLLRDFNRDFNFCAAKLNWMRTTALNIPENFRKSQEALPLVEERIKTLRARLVSLRIVRDSTFFVMLLGRNFMWMEIAGLALALILVPIFVYGLQQLGQVAMADMVERQKWQLQKGLVLVLSIMAMALAAIKTAITFDGKKKELFKLADEGKLPKKKKPQAKAPGKATPPPTRAALPPGKESGKAPGGKVKK; from the coding sequence ATGCTTTCCTTCTCCACCGTCCTGGACAGGGCTCCAAAGGTCCCCCAATCCCGCATGGTGCATTCCGGCATCGCGGTATGGGCCGTGTGGTCGGGGCAGCTCGATCCGGCCTTCGGCCAGATGTTCCAGGATTACGGCGGGTTTCTCATCGCCGAGGAAAACTACCAGTCGATATGGTGTTTTTTCGGAGACGAGGCCCTAAACGCCCTGGCCCGGATGCATATCTGGGGCCGGGTGAACAAGCTGTCCATGAGCCTCGTGGCCATGCCCGCCTCCATCCTGATCGGTCCCAAGCTCGAGATGTCCGTGGGCGCCACTGTGGACGCCACCCGCCAGAAGATGCTCCCGGCCGAGGAGATGCGGATATGGATCCACCCCAACCTCAAGGGGGCGATCTCCGGCATTCCCGGCCTGTCCACGGTCCCGGCCCCGGCCCCCCAGGGGCTGCTCAAGGCGGCCTGGGAACTGCTCGATCCCGCCCCGGGCCTGTCCTATGACTCGGGCCTTTGCTGGTATTTCATCACCAAGCCCCTGGGCGACCCCCTGGACAAAAACACCTCCGAGGGCTGGCGGGCCATCTACGGCAAGCTGCAACACCTGCTCGAGCGCATGGGCATCAAATTCGTCTCCCACGAGGGGTTCATCCTGTGCCCCCTGGAGAGTCTGCGGCAGTTCCGCGCCTGGTGCCGCGAGGTGCTGGCCATGATCGCCCGGCTCAAGGAGGACGAGGAGGAGAAAAAGTACTGGCCAAGCGTCATGGCCGCGGTCCCCAAGAAGGGCCACTCCTTCGCCAAGGACCTGCCGCGCAAGATAGGTCTCAACTGGGACCGGCTGGCCCCGGATTTCCCGCACATGAGCTACCGTTCGGCCTTTCTGCTCGGCCCGGACTTCAAGATCAACGAGGCCAGGTACGCCTCGCGCGGGAACTCCGTGGAGGACTGGTGCAACGTCGTGCTGGCGGCCGAGAGCGACACGGCCCAGGCGGGCTCCCTGCCCATCGACTATCCGGCCCAACTGGTCACCGGCGACCGGCCCATGTGCTTTTATTGCGGCCTGACCAACCACGATCCGGGCCAATGCCCGTCCAAGAGCCTGGCCGGTTGGGATCCGGGACTGTGGACCACTCTCTCGGCCATGGACATCACGGATATGGGCGAACGCTTCAAGGCCCTGGAGTCCGCCCTGTCCGGAGATCCCCGCAGTGTGGTGGCCTCGCTTCTGTCCTCGAAGGACGCCAAGGCGATCCTGCTCAAGGCCGTCTTCGAGGTGAATTTTTCGTCGCAGTTGCGCATGATCGACGCCGTCTGGCGCAGCAAGGGCAAGGAACTGCCCGCCGGACTGTCCCAGCTCGCCCAGCGGGAGGGCGAATTCCTGTGGCAGGCCCTGGACAGCCTGCGGGCCGGACAAACCGAAAACGCCGAGCAGTTCCTGTCCCAGGCCCTGCTGCGCTATTCCCGGGGATACCAACCGCGCGCCGTGCAGGGTTTTCTGGCCATGGAGGCCGGGGACTGGGCCAAGGCCGTGTATTACTGGCAGGAGGCCGGGCGCCTTTCCTATTCGGCCCTGCAGCGGGCCACCTTTTTCCTGCTCCAGGGCCGGGCCATGGAGATGCAGGGCGATTTTCAAAAGGCCATCGGGCTCTACAAGCTGGCCGGAAAGGAATGTCCCAGATGGATCGACCCCGAATACCGGCAGGGGGTGTGCATGGTGAAAATGGGCTTCGCCGACCAGGGCATGTCCCTTTTCACCGACCTGATGCGGGCCGATCCGGCCATCTTTAACCGGATACTGGTGGACCCGGAGCTTGAGCGGGGACGCATCCATGTGCTCGCCAGCCTGTGGAGGCCCTGGAACGAGGCCAGCCAGCAGGCCGCCACGGCCCTGGAGGGACTTTCGGCCCTGTCCGGGACCATTGCGGTCCATTTTCCCCCCGAGGACGCCTATCTCAAGGAAAGTTCAGACCGGATCCAGGAACTGGCCAAGCTTGGGGGGGTGAAGAACTACGTGGCGTTCAAGGAGGTCGTGGCCGGCGTCGCGGCCCTTCGCGAGGACCTCAAGGCCAAGGTGGAAAAGGAGATCATCAGCATCCAGAGCAGACGGCTGGCCCGGTTCGAGGAGCTCAAGTCCATCCAGCGCGAGGCGGCCTGGTTCCCCTTCCCCAAGCTCCTTCGGGATTTCAACCGCGATTTCAACTTCTGCGCCGCGAAACTCAACTGGATGCGCACCACCGCGCTCAACATTCCCGAAAATTTCCGCAAGAGCCAGGAGGCCTTGCCCCTGGTGGAGGAACGCATCAAGACCTTGCGGGCCAGGTTGGTCAGCCTGCGCATCGTGCGCGATTCGACCTTCTTCGTCATGCTTCTCGGCCGCAATTTCATGTGGATGGAGATAGCCGGGTTGGCCCTGGCCCTGATTCTGGTGCCGATTTTCGTCTACGGGCTGCAGCAGCTCGGACAGGTGGCCATGGCCGACATGGTGGAACGCCAGAAATGGCAATTGCAAAAAGGACTGGTCCTTGTCTTGAGCATCATGGCCATGGCCCTTGCGGCCATCAAGACCGCGATCACCTTCGATGGGAAAAAAAAGGAGCTTTTCAAGCTGGCCGACGAGGGCAAGCTGCCAAAGAAAAAAAAGCCCCAAGCCAAGGCGCCGGGCAAGGCGACCCCGCCCCCGACCCGGGCGGCCCTGCCGCCGGGCAAGGAGAGCGGGAAGGCCCCTGGAGGGAAGGTGAAAAAGTAG
- a CDS encoding 2-amino-3,7-dideoxy-D-threo-hept-6-ulosonate synthase, producing the protein MQIGKTIRNERIFNRNTGRTIIVPLDHGVSVGPIKGIENMRDTVTGIVEGGANAVLMHKGVVPCGHRAKGRDIGLIVHLSASTSLSPHPNAKTLVCSVEEAIRLGADAVSTHVNLGDETESRMLEDLGRITHSAASWGMPMLAMIYARGPKIKNEFDPEVVAHCARVGMELGADVVKVPYTGDKDSFAAVCGGCAVPVVIAGGPKTKTTREFLTMIRDSLDAGGKGLSVGRNIFQDRDPKKLLQAVNLIVHANGSVDEAMVLLGDRA; encoded by the coding sequence ATGCAGATCGGAAAGACCATCCGCAACGAACGCATCTTCAACCGGAACACCGGCCGGACCATCATCGTCCCCCTGGACCACGGCGTCAGCGTCGGCCCCATCAAGGGCATCGAGAACATGCGCGACACCGTGACCGGCATCGTCGAGGGCGGGGCCAACGCCGTGCTCATGCACAAGGGCGTGGTGCCCTGCGGCCACCGGGCCAAGGGCCGGGACATCGGCCTTATCGTCCACCTCTCGGCCAGCACCAGCCTCTCCCCCCACCCCAACGCCAAGACCCTGGTGTGTTCCGTGGAGGAGGCCATCCGCCTGGGGGCCGACGCCGTGTCCACCCACGTGAACCTGGGCGACGAAACCGAGTCCCGGATGCTCGAGGACCTGGGCCGCATCACCCACAGCGCCGCCTCCTGGGGCATGCCCATGCTGGCCATGATCTATGCCCGGGGCCCCAAGATCAAAAACGAGTTCGATCCGGAGGTGGTGGCCCACTGCGCCCGGGTGGGCATGGAACTCGGGGCCGACGTGGTCAAGGTGCCCTACACCGGCGACAAGGACTCCTTCGCCGCGGTCTGCGGCGGCTGCGCCGTGCCCGTGGTCATCGCCGGAGGCCCGAAGACCAAGACCACCCGCGAGTTTCTGACCATGATCCGCGACTCCCTGGACGCCGGGGGCAAGGGGCTGTCCGTGGGCCGCAACATCTTCCAGGACCGCGACCCGAAAAAACTGCTCCAGGCCGTCAATCTCATCGTCCATGCCAATGGGAGCGTGGACGAGGCCATGGTCCTGCTCGGGGACCGCGCGTAA
- a CDS encoding efflux transporter outer membrane subunit: protein MRRLVLCGCLAFFLEGCFAVGPDYRPPSLEAPTRFAEAPRDGGAAGALADTAWWESFQDPVLNELISRAVASNLDVAQARARVRQARADARTAKASLFPAINIAGSSTTSSNGLLDAGTGETTQTAATGTSVAGASGSGMNTGSTSTVTATENSESTTTTSTLFTAGFDATWEIDIFGGLRRERESALAELEASQWDLEATRLTLLGDVATNYIDLRASQEQLDIARRNLHAQQQTVEVTRERFRLGLTSQLDVAQAEGQAATTAADVPSLERAVKQSIHRLGVLTGQGPGALTSLLAPARPQPALGRVLAAGLPSELLARRPDLRKAERELAAASADIGVAVAELYPKFDLTAGLGLQGVSPSNVAGFSTWYWSVVPGVSWPLFDMGAARAGVEKNQALFDEALAAYRAAFHTALEDVENALAAYYAEAARRESLTKSVASYEEALSLAQMRYTKGLTSFLDVLVVEASLYDAQQSASESEATLRESLVSLYKALGGGWKAAAKGDSKESASGCKAAAARDSSESASGCKAAAARDCATSAPNGRSDRSGARPR, encoded by the coding sequence ATGCGACGCCTTGTGTTGTGCGGATGCCTGGCCTTTTTTCTGGAAGGATGTTTCGCTGTGGGCCCCGACTACCGGCCGCCGTCCCTCGAGGCCCCGACCCGTTTCGCCGAGGCCCCCCGGGACGGCGGCGCGGCCGGGGCCCTTGCGGACACGGCCTGGTGGGAATCCTTCCAGGACCCGGTCTTAAACGAGCTGATCTCCCGGGCCGTGGCCTCGAACCTGGACGTGGCCCAGGCCCGGGCCCGGGTGCGCCAGGCCCGGGCCGACGCGCGCACGGCCAAGGCCTCGCTTTTCCCGGCCATAAACATCGCCGGCAGTTCCACCACCAGCTCCAACGGCCTGCTTGACGCCGGCACGGGCGAGACCACCCAGACCGCCGCCACGGGAACCTCCGTTGCCGGGGCCTCCGGGAGCGGCATGAACACGGGTTCCACGTCCACAGTGACCGCGACCGAAAATTCCGAGTCCACCACCACGACCAGCACGCTTTTCACGGCCGGATTCGACGCCACCTGGGAGATCGACATCTTCGGCGGGCTCAGGCGGGAGCGCGAATCCGCCCTGGCCGAGTTGGAGGCCAGTCAGTGGGATCTCGAGGCCACCCGTCTGACCCTTCTTGGCGACGTGGCCACGAACTACATCGACCTGCGGGCCTCACAGGAACAGCTCGACATCGCCCGCCGCAACCTCCATGCCCAGCAACAGACCGTGGAGGTCACCCGGGAACGCTTCCGGCTGGGGCTTACCAGCCAGCTCGACGTGGCCCAGGCCGAGGGACAGGCGGCGACCACGGCGGCGGACGTTCCGAGCCTCGAACGCGCCGTCAAGCAGTCCATCCATCGCCTGGGCGTCCTGACCGGACAGGGCCCCGGGGCGCTGACGTCCCTTTTGGCCCCGGCCCGCCCCCAGCCCGCCCTGGGCAGGGTGCTGGCTGCCGGGTTGCCCTCGGAACTTTTGGCCCGTCGCCCGGACCTGCGCAAGGCCGAGCGGGAATTGGCGGCGGCCTCGGCGGACATCGGGGTGGCCGTGGCCGAGCTCTATCCCAAATTCGACCTCACGGCCGGCCTGGGGCTCCAGGGCGTCAGCCCCTCCAATGTGGCCGGCTTTTCCACCTGGTACTGGTCGGTCGTGCCCGGGGTTTCCTGGCCCCTCTTCGACATGGGCGCAGCCCGGGCCGGGGTGGAGAAGAACCAGGCCCTTTTCGACGAGGCCCTGGCCGCCTACCGGGCGGCCTTCCATACGGCCCTGGAGGATGTGGAGAACGCCCTGGCCGCCTACTACGCCGAGGCGGCGCGGCGGGAGAGCCTGACCAAATCCGTGGCCTCCTACGAGGAGGCCCTGTCGCTGGCCCAGATGCGGTACACCAAGGGCCTGACCAGCTTTCTCGACGTGCTGGTCGTCGAGGCCTCGCTCTACGACGCCCAGCAATCCGCAAGCGAATCCGAGGCCACCCTGCGCGAAAGCCTGGTCTCCCTGTACAAGGCCCTGGGCGGCGGCTGGAAGGCGGCGGCGAAGGGGGATTCGAAGGAATCCGCCTCCGGTTGCAAGGCGGCGGCGGCGCGGGATTCCTCGGAATCCGCCTCCGGTTGCAAGGCGGCGGCGGCGCGGGATTGCGCAACGTCCGCCCCTAACGGGAGATCCGACCGCTCTGGGGCTCGCCCCCGATAA
- a CDS encoding TusE/DsrC/DsvC family sulfur relay protein: MAIVEFKGKTFDVDEDGFLQKFEDWCEEWVEYVKDSEGIKELSPEHRKVIDFLQDYYKKNGIAPMVRILSKVTGFKLKHIYELFPSGPGKGACKMAGLPKPTGCV, translated from the coding sequence ATGGCCATTGTTGAATTCAAAGGAAAAACTTTTGATGTCGACGAAGACGGCTTCTTGCAGAAATTCGAAGACTGGTGTGAAGAATGGGTCGAGTATGTGAAGGACTCCGAAGGCATCAAGGAATTGAGCCCCGAACACCGCAAGGTCATCGATTTCCTCCAGGACTACTACAAGAAAAACGGCATTGCCCCCATGGTGCGCATCCTTTCCAAGGTGACCGGCTTCAAGCTGAAGCACATCTATGAGCTGTTCCCGTCGGGACCGGGCAAAGGAGCCTGCAAAATGGCCGGCCTGCCCAAGCCCACCGGCTGCGTCTAG